In one window of Palaemon carinicauda isolate YSFRI2023 chromosome 2, ASM3689809v2, whole genome shotgun sequence DNA:
- the LOC137627023 gene encoding uncharacterized protein isoform X1, with translation MDIISRMESAGNIGSRRREGKKYAVEDEALDRIAKEKTEVLVKMSPRNNPLLLLNNEMDKFEALYLELYTHAATKRPPEFDVSDRRASFESKSSGAFETCNDYTLLESSSLKNKKEYVPTVGVCHEHEQWSSCEEGVDYYNSSTGQKGDSMTNLFVEGCCLEEILEKKTPQETWDFLTNISPIFNRMRYYLVS, from the exons GATGGAGAGCGCAGGGAACATCGGTTCCCGGCGGCGGGAAGGAAAGAAGTATGCTGTGGAAGATGAAGCCTTAGATCGGATCGCTAAGGAG aaAACTGAAGTCTTAGTCAAAATGAGTCCTAGAAATAATCCACTGTTATTACTGAATAATGAAATGGATAAATTTGAAGCCTTATATCTTGAACTATACACACATGCTGCAACAAAAAGGCCTCCAGAATTTGATGTCTCTGACCGAAGGGCCTCCTTTGAATCAAAGTCTTCAGGAGCCTTTGAGACATGCAATGATTATACATTGTTGGAGTCAagttctttgaaaaataaaaaggaatatgttcCTACGGTGGGAGTGTGTCATGAGCATGAACAATGGAGTTCCTGTGAGGAAGGAGTAGACTATTATAACAGTAGTACAGGCCAGAAAGGTGATAGTATGACAAATTTATTTGTTGAAGGGTGCTGTTTAGAAGAGATTCTTGAGAAAAAGACACCACAAGAGACGTGGGATTTTCTTACAAATATTTCACCAATATTTAATCGCATGCGTTATTACCTGGTAAGTTAA
- the LOC137627023 gene encoding uncharacterized protein isoform X2 gives MESAGNIGSRRREGKKYAVEDEALDRIAKEKTEVLVKMSPRNNPLLLLNNEMDKFEALYLELYTHAATKRPPEFDVSDRRASFESKSSGAFETCNDYTLLESSSLKNKKEYVPTVGVCHEHEQWSSCEEGVDYYNSSTGQKGDSMTNLFVEGCCLEEILEKKTPQETWDFLTNISPIFNRMRYYLVS, from the exons ATGGAGAGCGCAGGGAACATCGGTTCCCGGCGGCGGGAAGGAAAGAAGTATGCTGTGGAAGATGAAGCCTTAGATCGGATCGCTAAGGAG aaAACTGAAGTCTTAGTCAAAATGAGTCCTAGAAATAATCCACTGTTATTACTGAATAATGAAATGGATAAATTTGAAGCCTTATATCTTGAACTATACACACATGCTGCAACAAAAAGGCCTCCAGAATTTGATGTCTCTGACCGAAGGGCCTCCTTTGAATCAAAGTCTTCAGGAGCCTTTGAGACATGCAATGATTATACATTGTTGGAGTCAagttctttgaaaaataaaaaggaatatgttcCTACGGTGGGAGTGTGTCATGAGCATGAACAATGGAGTTCCTGTGAGGAAGGAGTAGACTATTATAACAGTAGTACAGGCCAGAAAGGTGATAGTATGACAAATTTATTTGTTGAAGGGTGCTGTTTAGAAGAGATTCTTGAGAAAAAGACACCACAAGAGACGTGGGATTTTCTTACAAATATTTCACCAATATTTAATCGCATGCGTTATTACCTGGTAAGTTAA